One genomic region from Nocardia vinacea encodes:
- a CDS encoding NAD(P)H-dependent oxidoreductase — MDTPLRLEVIVASTRPERFAPVVADWFLRTVRATPEFDTGVIDLITTPLPTDLTFTPEVEAYRQRLAAADAFVAITSEYNHGYPASLKTAFDNAKHEWRAKPIGFVSYGGLSGGLRAVEQLRQVVAEIHMVSIRETVSFHQAKKRFDESGNTQDGAAIDAADRLICQLAWWARTLRTARSADPYPG; from the coding sequence GTGGATACTCCGCTACGGCTAGAGGTCATCGTGGCCAGCACGCGCCCGGAGCGATTCGCTCCAGTGGTCGCCGACTGGTTCCTGCGCACGGTCCGGGCGACCCCCGAATTCGACACCGGCGTCATCGATCTCATCACCACCCCGCTGCCCACGGACCTCACCTTTACCCCCGAGGTCGAGGCCTATCGCCAGCGCCTGGCCGCCGCCGACGCCTTCGTCGCCATCACATCCGAGTACAACCACGGCTACCCGGCGTCCCTGAAAACCGCCTTCGACAACGCGAAACACGAATGGCGCGCCAAACCCATCGGCTTCGTCTCCTACGGCGGCCTCTCCGGCGGCCTGCGCGCCGTCGAACAACTCCGCCAGGTAGTCGCGGAAATCCACATGGTCTCCATCCGCGAAACCGTCAGCTTCCACCAGGCCAAAAAGCGATTCGACGAATCAGGCAACACCCAAGACGGCGCCGCCATAGACGCCGCCGACCGCCTTATTTGCCAATTAGCTTGGTGGGCAAGAACTCTCCGCACTGCACGCAGCGCCGACCCCTACCCAGGCTGA